ATCTCCGCCGCGTGGTCGCGCGTGGTCGCGGTGATGTTCACGCCGCCCAGCATGCGCGCGATCTCCTCGATGCGCTCCTCGCTGGAAAGCGGCGTCACCTCGCTGAGCGTCTGCCCTCCCCGCTCCACCTTGGCGATCCGCCACTGCCAGTCGGCACACGCAGCGACCTGCGGCAGGTGGGTGACGCACAGAACCTGGCGCTCCCGTCCGAGACGGGCGAGCAGCTTGCCGACGATCTCCGCCACACGCCCGCCGATACCGACGTCCACCTCGTCGAAGATCAGCGTCGGCGTGGCCGAGTCGCGGCTCGTCATGACCTGGATGGCGAGGCCGATCCGCGACAGCTCCCCGCCGGAGGCGACCTTGGCCAGGCTGCGCAGTGCCTGACCCGGATTTGCCGCAACGCGGAATTCCACGATCTCCGCGCCATGCGCGGAGGGCTGGGAAGGTTCGAGCGCCACATCGAAGCGCCCCCCGGCCATCGCGAGCGTCTGCATCGCCTCGGTGATCTCCCTCGACAGCGCCTCGGCCGCGGGCCGGCGCAAGGCGGACAGGCTTGCCGCCGCGGCCCCGAATCGCCCGTACGCCTCGGCCTCGGCCTGCTCCAGTCTGGCCGGGTCCGAGCGCGCCTCCAGCGTGGCCAGGCGTTCGCGCCACTGGCTCATGAGTTCGGGCAGGGCTTCGGGCACCACGCGATACTTGCGCGCAGTATCCATCACCGTCGAGATGCGGCGTTCCACCTCGGCCAGCCGCTGCGGATCGAGATCGAGGCGCTCGCGGTAGCGCCGCAGCGCATGCAGCGCCTCGTCGGCCTGGATCGCGGCGGCCGACAGCAGTTCGCGCACGTCTGCCAGGCCGGGATCGATGTCGGCGAGTTCGGCGACGCGGCCATCGAGATGGCGCAGGATCGCGCAGACCGCGTAGTCGCCCTCGCCCAGGGCGGCCAGGGTTTCGTCGGCGCCTTCCATCAGCCCCGCCGCATGGGCGAGACGGCTGTGCTCAGCATTGAGTTCGTCCCACTCGCTGCCGTCGAAGGCGAGTTCCTCCAGCTCCTTCGATTGCCAGGCGAGCAGTTCGCGCTCGCGCGCCGAGTTTGCCGAGTCCGCCTCCGCCTCGCGCCTGAGGTTGGCGAGCGCCTGCCATTCGCGATGGCAGCGGGCGACTTCCGTCGCGATCGCGCGCGCACCGGCACAGGCATCGAGCAGTTCGCGCTGGGCCTCGGCGCGCAGGAGCGCATGGTGGGCATGCTGGCCGTGGATGTCGGCCAGCCACTCGCCCGCCGCCCGCAGTTGCGCGAGCGTCACCGCGGTACCGTTGATCCAGGCCCGGCTGCGCCCGCCGGCGTCGACCACCCGGCGCAGGATCACCGCCCCCTCCTCGGCCTCCAGCGCCTCATCGGCAAGCCAGGCGGCCAGTCCGCCCTGCTGCGGCAGATCGAACTCGGCGATGATGTCGGCGCGCTCCTGCCCGGCGCGCACGACCCCGGCCTCCGCGCGCCCCCCGAGAGCGAGCCCGAGCGCATCGAGCAGGATCGATTTGCCAGCGCCGGTTTCGCCGGTCAACGCGCCGAATCCTGCGGCGAAATCGAGTTCGAGGCGGTCGACGATGACGAAGTCGCGTATGGTGAGTCGTCGCAGCATGATGTGAGAAAACGAAGGCAGGACTGCAGCAGGATCCGCGCCCGCATCGGCGCGGACGGCGGGTTCAGTTGTGGCGCGGAGCAGCACTCCAGTGCAGCTTTTCGCGCAGCATGGCGTAGTAGCTGTAGCCGACCGGATGCAGCAGGCGCAAGGCGTGCGGCGAGCGGGTGACGCGCACGCAGTCGCCGGCACGCAGATCGAAGCGGGCCTGGCCGTCGAAATGCACGCGTGCATCGTGCGGCAGCAGCAGCGAGATCTCGATGCGGCTGCTGTCCGGCAACGTGACGGGACGTGCCGTCAGGGCATGCGGACAGAGCGGCACGAGCGCGATGCCGCCGACGCTCGGGTGCAGGATCGGACCGTTGGCCGACAGCGCGTAGGCAGTCGATCCGGTCGGGGTGGACAGGATCATGCCATCGGAGCGCTGCGTATAGACGTATTCGCCGTCGATCGCAAGGTCGAACTCGATCATGCGGCCGAGGTCGCCCTTGTTGACGACGACATCGTTCAGCGCGCGGGTCGAGAAGACGCGCACACCGCCACGCAGCACCTCGGCATCGAGCATGAAGCGGGACTCTTCGCCAAACCGCCCCTCGATGATCTCGGCAAGACACGCCAGTGCGTTCGAGCGCGAAATGTCGGTCAGGAAGCCCAACCGCCCGAGGTTGACCCCCACCAGCGGTACCGCGTGCTCGGCAAGGCGGCGGGCCGTGTTGAGCATGGTGCCGTCGCCGCCGACCACCACCGCGAGGTCCGCCTCGGCGCCGATCTGCTCGTAGGCCGCGATCGGGTAGTCTCCCGCACCGCCGATGGAACTTGCCGTACCCTGTTCCATCCATACGTTACGCCCTCGCGAACGCAGGAAACGTGCGATCTCGAGCACGGACTCGGCGACGTCCGGGCTCTGATATTTGCCGATCAGCGCGATGTTGTCGAAGTGCATGCTCATAGCCGCGGATTAAACCATATCCAGCCGACAAAACCGGAAGCCGACGGTCATCTCCCGCACTACCCGCCGCTTACCACGGCCGCCACACTTTCGTAGAATCCCGGCAACAGCCCCGACGCCCACATGAACACGCTCGACACCCGCTCCCAGATCCTGCTCAAGACCTTGATCGAACGCTACATCGCGGAAGGCCAGCCGGTGGGCTCCCGTGCGCTGTCGCGCTTCTCCGGCCTGGAACTGTCGCCGGCCACCGTGCGCAACGTCATGAGCGATCTGGAGGAAGCCGGTTTCATCGCCAGCCCCCACACTTCCGCCGGGCGCGTGCCCACGGCACGCGGCTACCGATTCTTCGTCGATGCGCTGCTCACCGTGCAGCCGCTCGAAAGCGCCCAGGTCCGCGAGCTCAAGGGCCAGTTGCAGCCCGACCAGCCTCAACGGCTGCTGAATTCGGCCTCGCACGTGCTGTCCGGCCTCACGCAGTTCGCCGGCGTCGTGGTGGCACCGCGCAAGGACGCGGTCCGCATCCGTCAGTTCGAGTTCATCAGCCTGTCCGAGACGCGCATCCTGCTGATCATCGTCACCACCGCGGGCGACGTGCAGAACCGCATCCTGCTGACGCGTCGTGCCTATATCGCTGCCGAACTCAGCAGCGCCGCTTCCTACCTGAACGAACATTTCGTCGGCCTTTCCTTCGATGAGATCAGGCACCGGCTGCGGGCCGAACTGCGGCAACTGCGCAGCGACATGACCGAACTGATGACGGCAACGGTGGACGCCGGCTCGGAAGCGGCCGAGGAAACCGCGACCAATTACGTGATCTCCGGCGAAACCAATCTGCTGGAGGTCGAGGACCTGTCGTCCAACATGTCGCGCCTGCGCGAACTCTTCAAGCTCTTCGACCAGAAGACCGGGCTGATGCAGTTGCTGGACCTGTCGAACCGCGCCGAAGGGGTCCAGATCTTCATCGGCGGCGAATCCGGCCTGGCGCCGCTGGATGGATGCAGCGTGATCACCGCGCCCTACGAAGTCGATGGACGGGTGGTGGGGTCGGTCGGCGTCATCGGCCCCACGCGCATGGCCTACGATCGCGTCATCCCCATCGTGGACATCACCGCCAGGCTGCTGTCCAGCGCGCTGTCGTCCAATCACTGACCGGAGCGCGCCGGCGCCCGCTCCGCTGCAAGAACCGAATCCAAGGACCCCCATGGCCCGCTACTGGAGCGAACCCGCCTACGAGCACGACGCGCGCGCGCGCATCGGCGTGCTGCTCGTGAACCTGGGCACGCCCGAAGCCCCTACCGCCCGCGCCCTGCGCCCCTACCTCAAGCAGTTCCTGTCGGACCCTCGCGTGGTGGAAATTCCGCGGGCGGCCTGGTGGCCGATCCTGAACGGCGTCATCCTGAACCTCCGGCCGGCGAAGTCGGCGGAAAAATACGCCAGCATCTGGACGAAAGAAGGCTCGCCGCTCAAGGTGCATACCGAGCGCCAGGCAAAGCTGCTCGCCGCCCGCCTCGCCGAAACCCGCCGCCCCGACCTGGAAGTCGCCTGGGCCATGCGTTACGGCGCGCCGTCGATTCCCGACATGCTGAACGCCCTGCGTGCCCGGGGCTGCACCCGCATCCTGGTGCTGCCGGCCTATCCGCAATACTCGTCGAGCACGACGGGCAGCGCCATCGACGAGGTGGCGCACTGCCTGCGCAACTGGCGCAACCTGCCCGAGATCCGCTACGTGCGCAGCTTCCACGACGATCCGGGGTACATCGCCGCAATCGCGCGGAACATCCGCGAACACTGGGCGCGCCACGGCACACCCGACAAGCTGGTGATGAGCTTCCACGGCATCCCGCGCCGCACCCTCGACCTGGGCGACCCCTATCACTGCGAATGCATGAAGACGGCGCGCCTCGTCTTCGACGCCCTGGAACTGCCGGCCGACCGCGCCGCGGTGACCTTCCAGTCGCGCTTCGGCAAGGCCGAGTGGCTGCAGCCCTACACCCAGCCCACACTCGAAGCACTGGCGAAAAGCGGAACCCGCCGCGTGGACGTGATCTGCCCGGGCTTCGTGTCGGACTGCCTGGAAACCCTGGAGGAAATCGCCATGGAATGCCGCGATGCCTTCCTCGCCCGGGGCGGCAAGACCTTCCACTACATCCCCTGCCTGAACGAACGCGACGACTGGATCTCCGCACTCGCGGACCTAGCCCGGCGCAACCTCGGCAACTGGCTGGAAGCACCGGCGGCGGATGCGGGCGAGATCGCGGCAAGCAGGCAGCGGGCACTCGCGCTGGGCGCCACGCGATAAACGCACGGAGCGTTCAGGCAGCCTGCCGCAGCCGATTGCGCGCGATGCGATGCCTGGGACGCCGGAACACCGGGAGCTGCCAAACGGCTCAGCCGTCCACCAGGCGCAAATCCAGGCTGCCCGTCGCCGTGTATTCACCCACTGCCGCGGCGGGCATGTGCTGCGACAGGGTGCGTGCAATGATTGCAAGCCGGCGCACGACGACCGTAGACACCTGGGTACGGAAACGCTCGACCACCTCGTCGCTGGCAAGCGCCAGCGCGGCCGGATTGATCTCCAGATAGGTCAGCGCTTCGAGCGAAACCACCGACAGCATGTGCCGATGCTCGATGCTGTCGATCCACGCCTGTTCGCCGAAGACCTCGCCTCGGCCGAGTTCGGCCACCTTGCGCCCGCCGACGGAAAGCTCCACGCGGCCATCGAGGACGATCGCAAAGCGCTGGTCGGCCTCGCCCTCGCGAACCAGGGCGATGTTCTTGTCCACCTGCCTCCACGAGCAGATACGCAGCACTTCCCAAAGCTCGACGTCCTCGAACTCGGTAAAGAACGCCAGCTTGCGCAGTTGGTTAAAGCGCTGGGTGTCCGGCGGGACGTAGCTGTCGTCGAGGATCTTGTAGCGCACGGCCGCCAGGTCCTTCGCAAACTCGGCGCCGTTCTTGTAGCGCGAATAGAGATCCTTCTCGAGCGCGCGGCGGATCACCGCATCCATCTGCTCCGGCACGTCCGGATTGAGCTGCGACACCGACGGCGGATCGGCGTTGATGATCTTGTAGATGAGCTGCGCCGGGTTGGTGCCGCGAAAAGGCAGCCGGCCGGTGAGAAGGTGGAACAGCACGACGCCGAGCGAATAGAGATCCGTCTTCTGGTTGAGGGGATATCCCTTGATCTGCTCGGGGCTCATGTAGGCCGGCGACCCCACCCCCATGATGAAGGTCGAATCCGTCTCCACCCGCTTGCTGACGTTCAGCGCGAGGCCGAAATCCGTGATCTTCACGTTGTCCTGGTCGTCGACGAGGATGTTCGCCGGCTTGATGTCGCGATGGACGATCCCCTGGCGATACGCGTGATCCAGGGCCATGCAGCACTTGAACACGATGCCGATCGTGCGGTGGATGGGCAGCAGATGCTCGAACGAGCAATGGCGCTCGAGGGAGGCACCCGGGAAATACTCCATCACCACGTAGGCTTGGCCGGGTTCGATCGACGCATCGTAGATCCGGATGATGTTCGGATGGTCCAGGCGCGTGGCCACCGCCTTCTCGGCCTTCAGCAGCTTGATCAGGCGCCGGTTCCACTTCGCCTCGTCCCGCACCTTGTCGTCGAAGCGGACGTGCTTCAGCGCCACCGGCCGAGGGTCGTCCGGGCCTTCGGCCAGATAGACCACTGCCGTCGCACCGCGCCCGATTTCGCGCAGGATCCGATACCGACCGATTTTCTCCGGCAATCCGTTCATGCCATCCACGCGGCGGACCGACAATGCCCGCGATCAAAAGTCGACGCCCCGATTCTGTCACGAACCCCGCCCGCCCGGCCATGCGAACGCGGTGCCGCCAGCCCCGCCCATGTTGTTCGCGCTTCCGCCGCCGTGCTTAAATCGCCGCACCCTTCCCGCCATTGCGCCCACGCGGAGAACCACGCTTGAACGAACCGGCCGACCTCCTGATCTACGCACGCTGGGTCATTCCCGTCGAACCCGCGCGGGCCGTGCTCCACCATCACGCCGTCGCGGTCCGCTTCGGCCGCATCGCCGCCGTGATGCCGAGCGACCTGGCCCGCCGCACGGTCGATGCCGCCCGCGTCGTCGAACTCCCCGAACACGCGCTGATCCCGGGGCTGGTCAACCTCCACACGCACGCCGCGATGAACCTTCTGCGCGGCATCGCCGACGATCTGCCGCTGATGCGCTGGCTGCAGGAGGCCATCTGGCCCGCCGAGAACAAACACGTTTCCCATTCCTTCGTTCGCGAAGGCACGCTGCTCGCAGCCGTCGAGATGCTGCGCGGCGGCATCACGACGTGCAGCGACATGTACTTCCATCCCGACGCGGCTGCGGAAGCCTTCGATCTGGCAGGCATGCGGGCACGGGTCGGCATCGTTCTGATCGACGTTCCCACGTCCTACGCGGCGGATGCGGACGACTACCTGCGCAAGGGCTTCGCCGCCCGCGACCACTGGAAGAACCACCCGCGGATCGGCTTCACCGTCGCGCCGCATGCGCCCTACACCGTCTCCGACGCCAATCTGCGGCGCGCCCAGACCCTCGCCCATGAACTCGATCTGCCGCTGCACATCCACATCCACGAATCCGAGGGCGAGATCCGCAACTCGCTGGCAGCCCACGGCATGCGCCCGCTGGCCCGGCTGGCGAAGCTCGGCGTCGTGGCGGACAACATGGTGGGCGTGCACGCCGTGCATCTCGACGCGCAGGAAATCGAACTGCTCGCCGGCCACGGCGCCAGCGTCGCCCACTGCCCGACCTCGAACATGAAGCTTGCCAGCGGCATCGCACCCGTCGCCCAGCTGCTCGCCGCGGGCGTCCGCGTCGGGCTGGGCACCGACGGCGCGGCCAGCAACAACCGGCTCGACCTGTTCCAGGAGATGCGGCACGCGGCCCTGCTCGCCAAGGTCGGCAGCAAGGACGCGACGGCCGTGCCGGCCCATGCCGCACTGCACATGGCCACGCTGGCCGGCGCCGAAGCACTGGGCCTGGGGGCGGAAGTCGGCTCCATCGTCCCCGGGAAACGGGCCGACCTCTGCGCGGTGGATCTTGGCGACGCTCTGATGCGGCCCTGCTTCGACCCCATTTCCCATCTCGTGCACGTCGCGGGCCGGGAGCATGTCTCGCACGTCTGGATAGACGGCGAAATCCGCGTGGCTGAAGGCGTTGCGCTGTTGCAAATAAGCGACAAAGAATTGCTCCGAATTGCGACGGTGTGGCAAACTAAGCTCGCTAATTGAACTGGATAAGTAAGTTCGACCTGACGTGGAGACGGCGATTCGTTGCTGTTTTCCTTCTCCAATGCAGTGGCAACTCCGGCGATTCGCCTTCAAAGAGGAAACCATGATCAAACAGACCAAGAAACAGATGCTCATGCTGGCCGCCATCGCTTCGATCGGCCTTACTGCTCCTGTCGCCTACGCTCAGCAGGTGAAGGACGTGGTGGTCGACAGCAAGGGCGAAATCCCGTACGTCATCGATGCCCGCAACGTCGTCGCCCGCAGCGGTACCGGCCTGTGCTGGCGCACCGGCTACTGGAGCCCGGCTGCCGCGTCGACCGCGATGGCTGGTCAGTTCCCGGCGGGTTGCGAATGCGACGGCGACATCGTTCCGAAGGACAAGTGCGTTGCGCCGGTCGCGGCTGCTGCCGCGCCGGCCGCCCCTGCCGCTGCGCCGAGGCCCACCGCCGACAAGATCAAGCTGTCCGCCGACGCCCTGTTCGACTTCGACAAGGCCGTCCTGAAGCCGGAAGGCAGGGCCAAGCTGGATGATCTGGCCGCCCAGTCCAAGCAGGTCAAGCTGGAAGTGATCCTCGCCGTCGGCCACACCGACCGCCTCGGTTCCGACGCCTACAACCAGAAGCTGTCCGAGCGCCGTGCCGCGGCCGTGAAGACCTACCTGGTTTCCAAGGGCGTGGAAGCGAACCGCGTCTATACCGAAGGCAAGGGCGAGAAGCAGCCCGTCACCGGTGCCAAGTGCGACAAGATCAAGAACCGCAAGGCTCTGATCGAGTGCCTGCAGCCGGATCGCCGCGTGGAAGTGGAAGTCATCGGCTCCAAGTAATCCGCAGCCCGATGTACGGAAAGCCCTGCCTCGGCGGGGCTTTTTGTTTTTGAGGCGACCGCCGAACCGCATACGCCCGCGACGGTCACACTGCCGTTCCCCAAAGGCTCCGATCCCGATGAACACGACCAATTCCGATCCGGCTGAAGTCCAGAAGTTCAGCGACCTCGCCCACCGCTGGTGGGACCCCGAATCCGAGTTCAAACCGCTGCACGAGATCAATCCGCTGCGTCTGGAGTGGATCGACAGCCGGGCGGCGCTCGCGGGAAAGACGGTGCTCGACGTCGGCTGCGGCGGCGGAATCCTGTCCGAGAGCATGGCGGCACGCGGCGCGGCGGTCACCGGCATCGACCTCTCCGAGAAGGCACTCGGGGTGGCTCGCCTGCATCTCTACGAGAGCGGGCTCAAGGTGGATTACCGGCACACCGGTGCGGAAGCCTTCGCGGCCGAGAATCCCGGCCGGTTCGACGTCGTCACCTGCATGGAAATGCTCGAACACGTGCCCGATCCGGCCAGTACGATCGCGGCCTGCGCCAGGCTGGCGAAACCGGACGGCCACGTCTTCTTCTCGACCATCAACCGCAATCTGAAGGCTTATGTCTTCGCGGTCATCGGCGCGGAATACGTGCTGAACCTGCTGCCGCGCGGCACGCACGAATACGCCAAGTTCCTGAAACCGTCCGAGCTGTCGCGCCATTGCCGCAATGCCGGGCTGGACATGCAGGGCATGAGCGGCCTGAGCTACAACCCGCTGACCAAGGTGTATTCCCTGGGCGACGATACGTCGGTCAATTACATGATCCATACGCGGCGTTCGGGCTGAACGCCGTTCGCGCCGGCCGTATCGATTCAATGCCGGTTCCGGAGATCGAACCGGGAAATGCCGCCCGGGCGTCGGGCGCAACCGATGACATCGAGCGCCGGCACGGGCCGCAGGACGGCACCGTTTTTCTCCGCCGATTCGAAACGGCCGGCCACTGCGGTCGTTTTTTACATTTTGTCGACATGCAGATCACCGCTCCGCCGCGGTGGCACGCAGCAGATCGAAAGAAGATGAACGCTCAGCATCCCGAGATCCGCCCGGATCAGTCGATCGAACTGCTCAAGCAGCTCCACATCCTGACGCGCGACGGCACGCTCAACCAGGACAGCCGGCGCAAGCTCAAGCAGGTCTATCACCTCTACCATTTCATCGAACCGCTACTGGCCGAAGCGCTCGCGGAACGGCCCGACATTCAGCTCGTGGACCACGGTGCGGGCAAGTCCTATCTCGGCTTCATCCTTTACGACCTGTTCTTCAAGTCGCAGGCGCCCCAGGGCTGCATCCACGGCATCGAGACGCGCGACGAACTGGTGATGAGCTCGCGCCGCCTG
This DNA window, taken from Thauera sp. K11, encodes the following:
- a CDS encoding serine/threonine-protein kinase, with the translated sequence MNGLPEKIGRYRILREIGRGATAVVYLAEGPDDPRPVALKHVRFDDKVRDEAKWNRRLIKLLKAEKAVATRLDHPNIIRIYDASIEPGQAYVVMEYFPGASLERHCSFEHLLPIHRTIGIVFKCCMALDHAYRQGIVHRDIKPANILVDDQDNVKITDFGLALNVSKRVETDSTFIMGVGSPAYMSPEQIKGYPLNQKTDLYSLGVVLFHLLTGRLPFRGTNPAQLIYKIINADPPSVSQLNPDVPEQMDAVIRRALEKDLYSRYKNGAEFAKDLAAVRYKILDDSYVPPDTQRFNQLRKLAFFTEFEDVELWEVLRICSWRQVDKNIALVREGEADQRFAIVLDGRVELSVGGRKVAELGRGEVFGEQAWIDSIEHRHMLSVVSLEALTYLEINPAALALASDEVVERFRTQVSTVVVRRLAIIARTLSQHMPAAAVGEYTATGSLDLRLVDG
- a CDS encoding OmpA family protein — translated: MIKQTKKQMLMLAAIASIGLTAPVAYAQQVKDVVVDSKGEIPYVIDARNVVARSGTGLCWRTGYWSPAAASTAMAGQFPAGCECDGDIVPKDKCVAPVAAAAAPAAPAAAPRPTADKIKLSADALFDFDKAVLKPEGRAKLDDLAAQSKQVKLEVILAVGHTDRLGSDAYNQKLSERRAAAVKTYLVSKGVEANRVYTEGKGEKQPVTGAKCDKIKNRKALIECLQPDRRVEVEVIGSK
- a CDS encoding TRZ/ATZ family hydrolase, whose amino-acid sequence is MNEPADLLIYARWVIPVEPARAVLHHHAVAVRFGRIAAVMPSDLARRTVDAARVVELPEHALIPGLVNLHTHAAMNLLRGIADDLPLMRWLQEAIWPAENKHVSHSFVREGTLLAAVEMLRGGITTCSDMYFHPDAAAEAFDLAGMRARVGIVLIDVPTSYAADADDYLRKGFAARDHWKNHPRIGFTVAPHAPYTVSDANLRRAQTLAHELDLPLHIHIHESEGEIRNSLAAHGMRPLARLAKLGVVADNMVGVHAVHLDAQEIELLAGHGASVAHCPTSNMKLASGIAPVAQLLAAGVRVGLGTDGAASNNRLDLFQEMRHAALLAKVGSKDATAVPAHAALHMATLAGAEALGLGAEVGSIVPGKRADLCAVDLGDALMRPCFDPISHLVHVAGREHVSHVWIDGEIRVAEGVALLQISDKELLRIATVWQTKLAN
- a CDS encoding NAD kinase, with product MSMHFDNIALIGKYQSPDVAESVLEIARFLRSRGRNVWMEQGTASSIGGAGDYPIAAYEQIGAEADLAVVVGGDGTMLNTARRLAEHAVPLVGVNLGRLGFLTDISRSNALACLAEIIEGRFGEESRFMLDAEVLRGGVRVFSTRALNDVVVNKGDLGRMIEFDLAIDGEYVYTQRSDGMILSTPTGSTAYALSANGPILHPSVGGIALVPLCPHALTARPVTLPDSSRIEISLLLPHDARVHFDGQARFDLRAGDCVRVTRSPHALRLLHPVGYSYYAMLREKLHWSAAPRHN
- the recN gene encoding DNA repair protein RecN, translated to MLRRLTIRDFVIVDRLELDFAAGFGALTGETGAGKSILLDALGLALGGRAEAGVVRAGQERADIIAEFDLPQQGGLAAWLADEALEAEEGAVILRRVVDAGGRSRAWINGTAVTLAQLRAAGEWLADIHGQHAHHALLRAEAQRELLDACAGARAIATEVARCHREWQALANLRREAEADSANSARERELLAWQSKELEELAFDGSEWDELNAEHSRLAHAAGLMEGADETLAALGEGDYAVCAILRHLDGRVAELADIDPGLADVRELLSAAAIQADEALHALRRYRERLDLDPQRLAEVERRISTVMDTARKYRVVPEALPELMSQWRERLATLEARSDPARLEQAEAEAYGRFGAAAASLSALRRPAAEALSREITEAMQTLAMAGGRFDVALEPSQPSAHGAEIVEFRVAANPGQALRSLAKVASGGELSRIGLAIQVMTSRDSATPTLIFDEVDVGIGGRVAEIVGKLLARLGRERQVLCVTHLPQVAACADWQWRIAKVERGGQTLSEVTPLSSEERIEEIARMLGGVNITATTRDHAAEMLGQR
- the ubiG gene encoding bifunctional 2-polyprenyl-6-hydroxyphenol methylase/3-demethylubiquinol 3-O-methyltransferase UbiG; translated protein: MNTTNSDPAEVQKFSDLAHRWWDPESEFKPLHEINPLRLEWIDSRAALAGKTVLDVGCGGGILSESMAARGAAVTGIDLSEKALGVARLHLYESGLKVDYRHTGAEAFAAENPGRFDVVTCMEMLEHVPDPASTIAACARLAKPDGHVFFSTINRNLKAYVFAVIGAEYVLNLLPRGTHEYAKFLKPSELSRHCRNAGLDMQGMSGLSYNPLTKVYSLGDDTSVNYMIHTRRSG
- the hemH gene encoding ferrochelatase, with the translated sequence MARYWSEPAYEHDARARIGVLLVNLGTPEAPTARALRPYLKQFLSDPRVVEIPRAAWWPILNGVILNLRPAKSAEKYASIWTKEGSPLKVHTERQAKLLAARLAETRRPDLEVAWAMRYGAPSIPDMLNALRARGCTRILVLPAYPQYSSSTTGSAIDEVAHCLRNWRNLPEIRYVRSFHDDPGYIAAIARNIREHWARHGTPDKLVMSFHGIPRRTLDLGDPYHCECMKTARLVFDALELPADRAAVTFQSRFGKAEWLQPYTQPTLEALAKSGTRRVDVICPGFVSDCLETLEEIAMECRDAFLARGGKTFHYIPCLNERDDWISALADLARRNLGNWLEAPAADAGEIAASRQRALALGATR
- the hrcA gene encoding heat-inducible transcriptional repressor HrcA; translation: MNTLDTRSQILLKTLIERYIAEGQPVGSRALSRFSGLELSPATVRNVMSDLEEAGFIASPHTSAGRVPTARGYRFFVDALLTVQPLESAQVRELKGQLQPDQPQRLLNSASHVLSGLTQFAGVVVAPRKDAVRIRQFEFISLSETRILLIIVTTAGDVQNRILLTRRAYIAAELSSAASYLNEHFVGLSFDEIRHRLRAELRQLRSDMTELMTATVDAGSEAAEETATNYVISGETNLLEVEDLSSNMSRLRELFKLFDQKTGLMQLLDLSNRAEGVQIFIGGESGLAPLDGCSVITAPYEVDGRVVGSVGVIGPTRMAYDRVIPIVDITARLLSSALSSNH